In Pseudoduganella albidiflava, a single window of DNA contains:
- a CDS encoding cache domain-containing protein has protein sequence MKQVLIRSMAYLAFASVSAFVFAAQPTEKDAIAMAERGAAFMKANGKEALMKKLAAKDPEFVQGELYVDMRDINTGIVIAHPINPSIVGKNLTDVPDASGKVYRREIIQLAAKDGKGWVDYMYKNPVSGKIEPKTTYILRVGDVVLEAGIYKK, from the coding sequence ATGAAACAAGTACTGATCCGCAGCATGGCCTACCTCGCATTTGCCAGTGTCAGCGCCTTCGTCTTCGCCGCCCAGCCGACCGAGAAGGATGCGATCGCCATGGCCGAACGCGGCGCCGCATTCATGAAGGCCAACGGCAAGGAAGCGCTGATGAAGAAGCTGGCCGCCAAGGACCCGGAATTCGTGCAGGGCGAGCTGTATGTGGACATGCGCGACATCAACACGGGCATTGTGATCGCCCATCCGATCAACCCGTCGATCGTCGGCAAGAACCTGACCGACGTGCCGGACGCCAGCGGCAAGGTGTATCGCCGCGAGATCATCCAGCTGGCCGCCAAGGACGGCAAGGGCTGGGTCGACTACATGTACAAGAACCCGGTCAGCGGCAAGATCGAACCGAAGACGACGTACATCCTGCGCGTCGGCGACGTGGTGCTGGAAGCCGGCATCTACAAGAAATAA
- a CDS encoding KamA family radical SAM protein, whose product MTTDFAPQKFKPYTRQSIRQARQWQWLPPDQQEAVQVVSHVLPFRTNEYVMENLIDWANVPDDPIYRLVFPHRDMLPVDEYRQLRDLVMVKQDDAAIAALVHKIRMRMNPHPAGQMTHNVPRVNDHVLKGLQHKYKETVLFFPSAGQTCHAYCTFCFRWPQFVGMDDMKFDARETTELVSYLKAHEEVTDVLITGGDPMVMNTRSLAEFIEPLLAPDMAHIQNIRIGTKSVAYWPQRFVTDRDADDLLRLFEKVVASGKNLAIMGHYNHAVELRQDIAQKAVKRIVGTGATLRMQGPLIRHINEDPHSWAELWRTGVRLGAIPYYMFVERDTGPSEYFQLPLARAHEIFQQAYQMVSGLARTVRGPSMSAFPGKVAIDGVVTINGEKLFALQFLQARNPDWVKKPFFAKYDENATWLDHLKPAFGKEKFFFETDDAPQALHVPPQRKVIPITSARSCTSQGNAA is encoded by the coding sequence ATGACGACCGATTTCGCCCCGCAAAAATTCAAGCCGTACACCCGCCAGAGCATCCGCCAGGCCCGCCAGTGGCAATGGCTGCCGCCGGACCAGCAGGAAGCCGTGCAGGTGGTCTCGCACGTGCTGCCGTTCCGCACCAACGAATATGTGATGGAGAACCTGATCGACTGGGCCAACGTCCCGGACGATCCCATCTACCGCCTGGTGTTCCCGCACCGCGACATGCTGCCGGTGGACGAGTACCGCCAGCTGCGCGACCTGGTGATGGTGAAGCAGGACGATGCCGCGATCGCCGCGCTGGTCCACAAGATCCGCATGCGCATGAACCCGCACCCGGCCGGCCAGATGACGCACAACGTGCCGCGCGTGAACGACCACGTGCTGAAGGGCCTGCAGCACAAGTACAAGGAAACCGTGCTGTTCTTCCCCAGCGCGGGCCAGACCTGCCATGCCTACTGCACGTTCTGCTTCCGCTGGCCGCAGTTCGTGGGCATGGACGACATGAAGTTCGATGCCCGGGAAACCACGGAGCTGGTGTCGTACCTGAAGGCGCACGAGGAAGTGACGGATGTGCTGATCACCGGCGGCGACCCGATGGTCATGAATACCCGCTCGCTGGCCGAATTCATCGAGCCGCTGCTGGCGCCGGACATGGCGCATATCCAGAACATCCGCATCGGCACGAAATCCGTGGCGTACTGGCCACAGCGCTTCGTCACCGACAGGGATGCGGACGACCTGCTGCGCCTGTTCGAGAAGGTGGTCGCAAGCGGCAAGAACCTGGCGATCATGGGGCACTACAACCACGCCGTGGAACTGCGCCAGGACATCGCCCAGAAAGCCGTCAAGCGCATCGTCGGCACCGGCGCCACGCTGCGCATGCAGGGCCCGCTGATCCGCCACATCAACGAAGATCCGCACAGCTGGGCCGAACTGTGGCGCACCGGCGTGCGCCTGGGCGCGATCCCGTACTACATGTTCGTGGAGCGCGACACCGGGCCGAGCGAATACTTCCAGTTGCCGCTGGCGCGCGCGCACGAGATCTTCCAGCAGGCTTACCAGATGGTGTCCGGCCTGGCGCGCACGGTGCGCGGCCCGTCGATGAGCGCCTTCCCCGGCAAGGTGGCGATCGATGGCGTGGTGACCATCAACGGCGAAAAGCTGTTCGCGCTGCAGTTCCTGCAGGCGCGCAATCCGGACTGGGTGAAGAAGCCCTTCTTCGCCAAGTACGACGAGAACGCCACCTGGCTCGATCACCTGAAGCCCGCCTTCGGCAAGGAGAAATTCTTCTTCGAGACCGACGACGCGCCGCAGGCGCTGCACGTGCCGCCGCAGCGCAAGGTGATCCCGATCACCAGCGCGCGCTCGTGCACCTCGCAGGGCAACGCCGCCTGA
- a CDS encoding MFS transporter, with protein sequence MARIPGGRLSGPAMLCLALLPFALGHYLSCLLRTVNAVLAPQLVDTAALTPGDLGLLTSAYFLAFALAQLPVGVALDRFGPRRVQVPMLLLAAAGTFAFASGTGFAQLLAARTVMGLGLAGCFMAAVKAIAMWVAPERMPSVQGYLIAAGGLGAASSTLPVTLFLQHADWRALFVVLALCCVGVALLVLLLAPAQPAAPRQAFGMADLAEVFRHPAFRETASLVLVPHAVFFGIQGLWIGRWLTDAGRCSEQDVAWLLSIGMAAVIFGAIAVGTVTEWAGRRGAEPITVAGIGVALFVAVQCGFVVAWQPAASPASFSYCAMLSVLFALVGTVTGIEYTIVARALPPALAGRAATCLNLLIFTGAFLVQAGFGLVVDLWPPDAAQRYPAAAYRAAFLLLVMLQLPGIVRFFRRRRRPLLANPVESPL encoded by the coding sequence ATGGCCCGCATACCTGGCGGGCGGCTGTCCGGGCCGGCCATGCTGTGTCTCGCGCTCCTGCCTTTCGCGCTGGGGCATTACCTGTCCTGCCTGTTGCGCACGGTGAACGCGGTGCTGGCGCCGCAACTGGTGGACACGGCGGCGCTGACGCCGGGCGACCTGGGGCTGCTCACCAGCGCCTATTTCCTGGCGTTCGCGCTGGCCCAGTTGCCGGTCGGGGTCGCGCTGGACCGCTTCGGGCCGCGCCGGGTGCAGGTGCCGATGCTGCTGCTGGCCGCCGCGGGCACGTTCGCCTTCGCGTCCGGCACGGGCTTCGCGCAGCTGCTGGCCGCGCGCACGGTGATGGGGCTCGGCCTGGCCGGCTGCTTCATGGCCGCGGTGAAGGCGATCGCCATGTGGGTCGCGCCGGAACGCATGCCGTCGGTGCAGGGCTACCTGATCGCCGCCGGTGGCCTGGGCGCGGCCTCGTCCACGCTGCCCGTCACCCTGTTCCTGCAGCACGCGGACTGGCGCGCGCTGTTCGTCGTGCTGGCGCTGTGCTGCGTGGGCGTGGCGCTGCTGGTGCTGCTGCTGGCGCCCGCGCAGCCGGCCGCGCCGCGACAGGCCTTCGGCATGGCGGACCTCGCCGAGGTATTCCGCCACCCGGCATTCCGCGAGACAGCGTCGCTGGTGCTGGTGCCGCACGCGGTGTTCTTCGGCATCCAGGGCTTGTGGATCGGGCGCTGGCTGACGGACGCGGGGCGGTGCTCCGAACAGGACGTGGCATGGCTGCTGTCCATCGGCATGGCCGCCGTGATCTTCGGCGCGATCGCGGTGGGCACGGTGACCGAATGGGCGGGCCGGCGCGGCGCCGAACCGATCACGGTGGCCGGCATCGGCGTCGCGCTGTTCGTCGCGGTGCAGTGCGGCTTCGTGGTGGCCTGGCAGCCCGCGGCTTCGCCTGCTTCGTTTTCCTACTGTGCGATGCTGTCCGTGCTGTTCGCCCTCGTGGGCACCGTCACCGGCATCGAATATACGATCGTCGCGCGGGCGCTGCCGCCGGCACTCGCGGGACGTGCCGCGACGTGCCTGAACCTGTTGATCTTCACCGGTGCCTTCCTCGTGCAGGCGGGCTTCGGCCTGGTCGTCGACCTGTGGCCGCCGGACGCCGCGCAACGCTATCCGGCCGCCGCCTACCGGGCCGCGTTCCTGCTGCTGGTGATGCTGCAATTGCCAGGCATCGTCCGCTTCTTCCGGCGCCGGCGCAGGCCGCTTCTCGCGAACCCTGTAGAATCTCCGCTTTGA
- a CDS encoding fumarylacetoacetate hydrolase family protein, whose protein sequence is MKLVRYGRVGKEKPGLIDDEGRLRDLSGVIGDLAGANLSDKVLKKIAKVPHDTLPLVRGNPRFGVPVGKVGKFIGIGLNYADHAAESNLPVPKEPIVFMKAITSLSGPDDPVMLPKGSKKTDWEVELGVVIGTRARHVSEADAEKYVAGYCVVNDVSEREFQLERGGQWDKGKGCDTFGPVGPWLVTRDEVWDVNDLDLYLEVNGKRMQTGNTSTMIFKVPQIVSYLSQFMTLEPGDIIATGTPPGVGMARKRFLKKGDLLRLGIAGLGEQQQDVIGFQQF, encoded by the coding sequence ATGAAACTGGTTCGTTATGGGCGCGTCGGCAAGGAAAAGCCGGGCCTGATCGATGATGAAGGCAGGCTGCGCGACCTGTCTGGCGTGATCGGCGACCTCGCCGGCGCCAATCTGTCGGACAAGGTATTGAAGAAGATCGCCAAGGTCCCGCACGACACGCTGCCGCTGGTGCGCGGTAATCCGCGCTTCGGCGTGCCGGTGGGGAAGGTGGGCAAGTTCATCGGCATCGGCCTCAATTACGCGGACCACGCGGCCGAATCGAACTTGCCGGTGCCGAAGGAACCGATCGTGTTCATGAAGGCGATCACCAGCCTGTCCGGCCCGGACGATCCGGTGATGCTGCCCAAGGGCTCGAAGAAGACGGACTGGGAAGTGGAACTGGGCGTCGTCATCGGCACCCGCGCGCGCCATGTCAGCGAAGCCGATGCCGAGAAATACGTGGCCGGCTACTGCGTGGTGAACGATGTCTCCGAGCGCGAGTTCCAGCTCGAACGGGGCGGCCAGTGGGACAAGGGCAAGGGCTGCGACACGTTCGGCCCGGTCGGCCCGTGGCTCGTCACGCGCGATGAAGTATGGGACGTCAACGACCTCGACCTGTACCTGGAAGTGAACGGCAAGCGCATGCAGACGGGGAACACGTCGACGATGATCTTCAAGGTGCCGCAGATCGTTTCGTACCTGTCGCAGTTCATGACGCTGGAACCGGGCGACATCATCGCCACCGGCACGCCGCCCGGCGTGGGCATGGCGCGCAAGCGCTTCCTGAAGAAGGGCGACCTGCTGCGGCTCGGCATCGCCGGGCTGGGCGAGCAGCAGCAGGATGTGATCGGGTTCCAGCAGTTCTGA
- a CDS encoding aspartate aminotransferase family protein — protein MSKMIHRNLRHTPPTAVCAFGMYLRDSKGNTYLDASGGAAVSSLGHGHPDVLAAMGAQMKTTAYAHSGFFTTDVAEELAQRLATDAPGDLNNVYLVSGGSEAVESALKMARQYFVENGEHERRIFIARQQSYHGNTLGALALGGNEARRRQFEPLLMDVARVSPCHEYRYRPAGQEVAEYTAGLLAELEQAILEVGPHSIIGFCAEPVVGATLGAVPPTPGYFKGVRALCDKYGILFIADEVMCGMGRTGTLYAIEQDGVVPDLVALGKGLAAGYQPIGAVLARDHVVERLRGGSGVFQHGHTYNAHPVAAAAALAVQKIIKRDCLLGAATVRGTTLRRMLRDAFGTHPHVGDIRGRGLLVGLELVQDRETKRPFDPDLKLFAAVKEQAMDCGLMVYPMGGTADGRRGDHILLAPPFIATEADLAQIVNRLSDALGRALAAIRPA, from the coding sequence ATGAGCAAGATGATCCACCGGAACCTGCGCCATACGCCACCCACCGCCGTGTGCGCGTTCGGCATGTACCTGCGCGACAGCAAAGGCAATACCTACCTGGATGCGAGCGGCGGCGCGGCCGTGTCGTCGCTGGGCCATGGCCATCCGGACGTGCTGGCCGCGATGGGCGCGCAGATGAAAACGACGGCCTACGCGCACTCGGGCTTCTTCACCACCGACGTGGCCGAGGAACTGGCGCAGCGCCTGGCCACCGATGCACCGGGCGACCTGAACAACGTGTACCTGGTGTCCGGCGGTTCCGAGGCGGTGGAATCGGCGCTGAAGATGGCGCGCCAGTACTTCGTCGAGAATGGCGAACACGAACGCCGCATCTTCATCGCCCGCCAGCAAAGCTATCACGGCAATACGCTGGGCGCGCTGGCACTGGGCGGCAACGAGGCGCGCCGCAGGCAGTTCGAACCGCTGCTGATGGACGTGGCGCGCGTGTCGCCATGCCATGAATACCGCTATCGGCCGGCCGGGCAGGAAGTCGCCGAATACACCGCCGGCCTGCTCGCCGAGCTGGAACAGGCCATCCTCGAGGTGGGCCCGCACAGCATCATCGGTTTCTGCGCCGAACCCGTGGTGGGCGCCACGCTGGGCGCCGTGCCGCCCACGCCCGGCTACTTCAAGGGCGTGCGCGCGCTGTGCGACAAGTACGGCATCCTGTTCATCGCCGACGAAGTCATGTGCGGCATGGGCCGTACCGGCACGCTGTACGCCATCGAGCAGGATGGTGTGGTACCGGACCTGGTCGCGCTCGGCAAGGGCCTGGCCGCCGGCTACCAGCCGATCGGCGCCGTGCTGGCGCGCGACCACGTGGTGGAACGGCTGCGCGGCGGCAGCGGCGTCTTCCAGCACGGGCACACGTACAACGCCCACCCGGTGGCGGCGGCCGCCGCGCTGGCCGTGCAGAAGATCATCAAGCGCGACTGCCTGCTGGGCGCGGCCACCGTGCGTGGCACCACGCTGCGGCGCATGCTGCGCGACGCCTTCGGTACGCATCCGCACGTGGGCGACATTCGCGGCCGCGGCTTGCTGGTGGGGCTGGAACTGGTGCAGGACCGCGAAACGAAGCGCCCGTTCGACCCGGACCTGAAGCTGTTCGCGGCGGTGAAGGAGCAGGCGATGGACTGCGGGCTGATGGTGTACCCGATGGGCGGCACGGCCGACGGCAGGCGCGGCGACCATATCCTGCTGGCGCCGCCCTTCATCGCCACCGAGGCGGACCTGGCGCAGATCGTCAACCGCCTGTCGGATGCGCTGGGCCGGGCCCTGGCGGCGATCCGGCCGGCTTGA
- a CDS encoding carboxymuconolactone decarboxylase family protein, translated as MTDRLPPIAPEHMTPEQHVAAQAVIDGPRGALYGPFVPLLRSPELMQHAQRMGEYLRYRSALGPRLAELAILVTARHWNQQVEWAIHAPIAVEAGIAPGIVDAIAQRRAPAGLAPDEQAVFDFCMELQRDRRVSDATYGAALRRFGEHGVTDLMGLCGYYTFLAMVMNAAQTAAPPSPAAPLPE; from the coding sequence ATGACAGATCGCCTGCCCCCGATTGCGCCGGAACATATGACGCCGGAACAACACGTCGCCGCCCAGGCCGTCATCGACGGTCCGCGCGGCGCGCTGTACGGTCCCTTCGTGCCGCTGCTGCGCAGCCCCGAACTGATGCAGCATGCGCAGCGGATGGGCGAATACCTGCGCTACCGCAGCGCGCTGGGCCCGCGGCTGGCCGAACTGGCGATCCTGGTCACCGCGCGGCACTGGAACCAGCAGGTGGAGTGGGCGATCCATGCGCCCATCGCGGTGGAAGCGGGCATTGCGCCGGGCATCGTCGACGCCATCGCGCAGCGCCGCGCGCCAGCCGGCCTGGCACCGGACGAGCAGGCGGTGTTCGACTTTTGCATGGAGCTGCAGCGGGACAGGCGCGTGTCCGACGCCACGTATGGCGCCGCGCTGCGCCGGTTCGGCGAGCACGGCGTCACGGACCTGATGGGATTGTGTGGCTACTACACGTTCCTGGCGATGGTGATGAACGCCGCGCAAACGGCGGCGCCACCATCCCCGGCCGCGCCACTGCCGGAGTGA
- a CDS encoding alpha/beta hydrolase — protein MIDVLPNIEVSTNDNPQVAIIWMHGLGADGNDFVPFVKELNLSGLPGIRFIFPHANTMPVTINGGYVMRSWYDIAHTDLGRQEDEKGLRASQAQVEALIAREKSRGIPASRIILGGFSQGCAMTLQTGLRHQEKLAGLLCLSGYVPMADKVAAERSPANQDTPIFLVHGRLDPVIPIARATASRDLLKSLGYQVEWHDYYMQHSVCPEEVNDISGWLHKILK, from the coding sequence ATGATCGACGTACTGCCCAATATCGAAGTTTCCACCAACGACAACCCGCAGGTCGCGATCATCTGGATGCACGGCCTGGGCGCGGACGGCAACGACTTCGTGCCGTTCGTGAAGGAACTGAACCTGTCCGGCCTGCCGGGCATCCGCTTCATCTTCCCGCACGCGAACACCATGCCGGTGACCATCAACGGCGGCTATGTGATGCGCTCGTGGTACGACATCGCCCATACCGACCTGGGCCGCCAGGAAGACGAAAAAGGCCTGCGCGCCTCGCAGGCGCAGGTGGAAGCCCTGATCGCCCGGGAAAAATCGCGCGGCATCCCGGCCAGCCGCATCATCCTGGGCGGTTTCTCGCAAGGCTGCGCGATGACCTTGCAGACCGGGCTGCGCCACCAGGAAAAGCTGGCCGGGCTGCTGTGCCTGTCCGGCTACGTGCCGATGGCCGACAAGGTGGCCGCCGAGCGCAGCCCCGCCAACCAGGACACCCCGATCTTCCTCGTGCACGGCCGGCTCGACCCGGTGATCCCGATCGCCCGCGCCACCGCCTCGCGCGACCTGCTGAAATCGCTGGGCTACCAGGTCGAGTGGCATGACTACTACATGCAGCACTCCGTGTGCCCGGAAGAAGTGAACGACATCTCCGGCTGGCTGCACAAGATCCTGAAGTAA
- the mog gene encoding molybdopterin adenylyltransferase, with protein sequence MTNGTNDQVSQEPAELVIGLVSVSDRASGGVYQDAGIPALEEWLRSAITTPFRVETRLIPDECATIEATLVELVDTVKCHLVLTTGGTGPARRDVTPEATLAIGTKEMPGFGEQMRQISLHFVPTAILSRQVAVIREIPDVSPPHAALVMNLPGQPKSIKETLEGLKDDAGNQVAAGIFAAVPYCIDLIGGPYIETDGAVCKAFRPKSALRNPPDNKAAATPLQ encoded by the coding sequence ATGACGAACGGGACGAATGACCAGGTGAGCCAGGAGCCGGCCGAGCTCGTGATCGGGCTGGTGTCGGTGTCGGACCGCGCCAGCGGCGGCGTCTACCAGGACGCCGGCATCCCCGCGCTGGAAGAGTGGCTGCGCAGCGCGATCACCACGCCGTTCCGCGTCGAGACGCGCCTGATCCCGGACGAGTGCGCCACCATCGAAGCCACGCTGGTCGAACTGGTCGATACGGTGAAATGCCACCTGGTGCTGACCACCGGCGGCACCGGCCCGGCCCGCCGCGACGTGACGCCCGAAGCCACGCTGGCCATCGGTACCAAGGAAATGCCGGGCTTCGGCGAGCAGATGCGGCAGATCAGCCTGCATTTCGTGCCGACCGCGATCCTGTCGCGGCAGGTCGCCGTGATCCGCGAGATACCCGACGTGTCGCCACCTCATGCCGCGCTGGTGATGAACCTGCCCGGCCAGCCGAAGTCCATCAAGGAAACGCTGGAAGGCTTGAAGGACGACGCCGGCAACCAGGTCGCCGCCGGCATTTTCGCCGCCGTGCCCTACTGCATCGACCTGATCGGCGGCCCGTATATCGAAACCGATGGCGCGGTGTGCAAGGCGTTCCGGCCGAAGTCGGCACTGCGCAATCCACCCGACAACAAGGCAGCGGCCACGCCCCTGCAATGA
- the yjgA gene encoding ribosome biogenesis factor YjgA, which yields MPNANRGAVGFDSSEFQEKYERPSKTEMKRQSDALQALGLELVEQPRDRVKRVPMPEDVKDAILECQNIKNHEGRRRQLQFVGKKMRTLTEEEVAIIQRTIEGWKGASKADTAALHALERRRDKLLADDQALTTLLAEHQELDAQHLRALIRNARKEQAENKPPKAYREIFQLLKELDAKTRGAAKAAADADADAEDEDDDERDE from the coding sequence ATGCCAAATGCAAACCGCGGGGCCGTCGGCTTCGATTCCTCCGAGTTCCAGGAAAAATACGAGCGTCCCTCCAAGACCGAAATGAAACGCCAGTCCGACGCGCTGCAAGCCCTGGGCCTCGAACTGGTGGAACAGCCGCGCGACCGCGTGAAGCGCGTGCCGATGCCGGAGGACGTGAAGGATGCCATTCTGGAATGCCAGAACATCAAGAATCACGAGGGCCGCCGCCGCCAGCTGCAATTCGTCGGCAAGAAGATGCGCACGCTGACCGAAGAGGAAGTGGCCATCATCCAGCGCACCATCGAAGGCTGGAAAGGCGCGTCGAAGGCCGATACGGCCGCGCTGCATGCGCTGGAGCGCCGCCGCGACAAGCTGCTGGCCGACGACCAGGCACTGACCACCCTGCTGGCCGAGCACCAGGAACTGGATGCCCAGCACCTGCGCGCGCTGATCCGCAATGCGCGCAAGGAACAGGCCGAGAACAAGCCGCCGAAGGCGTACCGCGAGATCTTCCAGCTGCTCAAGGAACTGGACGCGAAAACGCGCGGCGCGGCCAAGGCGGCTGCGGATGCCGACGCCGATGCCGAGGATGAGGACGATGACGAACGGGACGAATGA
- the pmbA gene encoding metalloprotease PmbA, which produces MSESHFTHSQDQLKQIARDVLSYARETGGTDAAVEISEGSGLSVSVRKGKIETIEQNKDKGLGVTVFVGQKRGNASTSDFSTASLRATVEAAYNIARFTADDEAAGLAEEHLLERDPRDLQLFYPWPISTEEAVVLAQRAEAAAFQVDPRVTNSEGAGVHVQQSHFVSANSRGFIGGYPYSRHTISATPIAGKGAHMQRDDWYSSVRDPKKLATPEAIGRYAAERALARLNARQITTRTCPVLFEAPLAAGLLGAFVQATSGGALYRKSTFLLDTLGQQVFPEHVQVSEDPHVPGGIGSAPFDEEGVRTQYRDVVKDGVLQGYFLSTYTARKLGMQTTGNAGGSHNLSLTSNLTRPEDDFAGMLKKMGTGLLVTELMGQGTNYVTGDYSRGASGFWVENGIIQYPVEEITIAGNMKEMFRQIVGIGNDVLIRGTKQTGSILIEKMVVAGN; this is translated from the coding sequence ATGAGCGAATCGCATTTCACCCACAGCCAGGACCAGTTGAAACAGATCGCGCGAGACGTATTGAGTTATGCGCGCGAGACCGGCGGCACCGATGCCGCCGTCGAGATCAGCGAAGGTAGCGGCCTGTCGGTGTCGGTTCGCAAGGGCAAGATCGAGACGATCGAGCAGAACAAGGACAAGGGCCTCGGCGTCACCGTCTTCGTCGGCCAGAAGCGCGGCAATGCATCGACGTCGGATTTTTCCACCGCATCGCTGCGCGCCACCGTCGAAGCGGCCTACAACATCGCCCGCTTCACGGCGGACGACGAAGCGGCCGGGCTGGCCGAGGAACACCTGCTCGAACGTGACCCGCGCGACCTGCAACTGTTCTACCCGTGGCCGATCAGCACCGAGGAAGCGGTGGTGCTGGCGCAGCGCGCCGAGGCCGCCGCATTCCAGGTCGACCCGCGCGTGACCAACAGCGAAGGCGCCGGCGTGCACGTGCAGCAGTCGCACTTCGTGTCGGCCAACTCGCGCGGCTTCATCGGCGGCTACCCGTATTCGCGGCACACCATCTCCGCCACGCCGATCGCCGGCAAGGGCGCCCACATGCAGCGCGACGACTGGTACAGCTCGGTGCGCGATCCGAAGAAGCTGGCCACGCCGGAAGCCATCGGCCGCTATGCCGCCGAGCGCGCGCTGGCGCGGCTGAACGCGCGCCAGATCACCACGCGCACCTGCCCGGTGCTGTTCGAGGCACCGCTGGCCGCCGGCCTGCTGGGTGCCTTCGTGCAAGCCACGTCGGGCGGCGCGCTGTACCGCAAGTCCACCTTCCTGCTCGATACGCTGGGCCAGCAGGTGTTCCCGGAACACGTGCAGGTCAGCGAAGATCCGCACGTGCCGGGCGGCATCGGTTCGGCGCCGTTCGATGAAGAGGGCGTGCGCACGCAATACCGCGATGTCGTCAAGGATGGCGTGCTGCAGGGCTATTTCCTGTCCACCTACACGGCCCGCAAGCTGGGCATGCAGACCACCGGCAACGCCGGCGGCTCGCACAACCTGTCGCTCACGTCGAACCTCACCCGGCCGGAAGACGACTTCGCCGGCATGCTGAAGAAAATGGGCACCGGCCTGCTGGTCACCGAACTGATGGGCCAGGGCACCAACTACGTGACGGGCGATTACTCGCGCGGCGCCTCCGGTTTCTGGGTCGAGAACGGCATCATCCAGTATCCGGTGGAGGAAATCACCATCGCCGGCAACATGAAGGAAATGTTCCGCCAGATCGTCGGCATCGGCAACGACGTGCTGATCCGTGGCACCAAACAGACGGGTTCCATCCTGATCGAAAAGATGGTCGTCGCCGGCAACTGA
- a CDS encoding TRAP transporter substrate-binding protein — MERRRFIAKAAAGAGAGIIAAPALAQSQPTISWRLASSFPKSLDTIFGASDTFTKRISQLTNGKFTIRSFAAGEIVPGLQVLDAVQAGTVECGHSASYYYFGKDSTFSFDCAVPFGLTSRQHTAWYDQGGGRELMRAFFKDYNIINFLGGNSGTQMGGWFRKEIKSVADLKGTKMRVAGFAGKVLERLGVVPQQLAGGDIYPALEKGTIDAAEWVGPYDDEKLGFFKVAPFYYAPGWWEPSASFTFYVNIKEWEKLPKEYQAAIEVASYEAHVSMQAEYDVKNPTALARLLKNGVKLRTYPRDVMDACFKTSTAVMEEEASKNAKFRKIYDPWKRFRQDQNQWASVAEAPIQNYLINAGRGK; from the coding sequence ATGGAACGTCGACGCTTCATTGCGAAGGCTGCCGCGGGCGCAGGTGCGGGCATCATCGCCGCTCCCGCCCTGGCGCAGTCCCAGCCCACCATTTCCTGGCGCCTCGCCTCCAGCTTCCCCAAGTCGCTGGACACGATCTTCGGCGCTTCGGATACCTTCACCAAGCGCATTTCCCAGCTCACCAACGGCAAGTTCACCATCCGCTCGTTCGCGGCCGGAGAAATCGTGCCGGGCCTGCAGGTGCTCGATGCCGTGCAAGCCGGCACCGTGGAGTGCGGCCACAGCGCCTCGTACTACTACTTCGGCAAGGATTCCACGTTTTCCTTCGATTGCGCGGTGCCGTTCGGCCTCACGTCGCGCCAGCACACCGCCTGGTATGACCAGGGCGGCGGCCGCGAACTGATGCGCGCGTTCTTCAAGGACTACAACATCATCAATTTCCTGGGCGGGAATTCCGGCACGCAGATGGGCGGCTGGTTCCGCAAGGAGATCAAGTCGGTGGCCGACCTGAAGGGCACCAAGATGCGCGTGGCCGGCTTTGCCGGCAAGGTGCTGGAACGGCTGGGCGTGGTGCCGCAGCAGCTGGCCGGCGGTGACATCTACCCGGCGCTCGAAAAAGGCACGATCGATGCGGCCGAATGGGTCGGCCCGTACGACGATGAAAAGCTGGGCTTCTTCAAGGTGGCGCCGTTCTACTATGCGCCCGGCTGGTGGGAGCCGTCGGCCTCGTTCACGTTCTACGTGAACATCAAGGAATGGGAAAAACTGCCCAAGGAGTACCAGGCCGCCATCGAGGTGGCCAGCTACGAGGCGCACGTGTCGATGCAGGCCGAATACGACGTGAAGAACCCCACCGCGCTGGCCCGGCTGCTGAAGAACGGCGTCAAGCTGCGTACCTATCCGCGCGATGTGATGGATGCCTGTTTCAAGACTTCCACCGCCGTGATGGAAGAGGAAGCCTCGAAGAACGCCAAGTTCCGCAAGATCTACGACCCGTGGAAAAGATTCCGCCAGGACCAGAACCAGTGGGCCTCGGTGGCCGAGGCGCCGATCCAGAATTACCTGATCAATGCGGGGCGCGGAAAATAA